In Leuconostoc kimchii IMSNU 11154, the DNA window TTTGAGTCAACAACACATATTGTTGATTTAACACAATCAACAATTGACGCAAATGCACGGTTTTTTGACAAGTCATCTGATGTACCGACGCAGGCGATCTCTATGGGAATCGCATCAGTTATGTCTGCAAAAAAAATCTTATTAATGGCTTATGGGATTGATAAAGCTGACGTCATTGCTGCCACTGTTAATGGTCCAGTGACAGAAAAGGTACCAGCTTCAGTACTTCAAAATCACGATAATGTTACAATTATTATTGATGAAGCAGCTGCAACAAAATTGTGATAGAATAATATTGTAAGCGCTTAACATATATTAAGGAGGAAAGCAGTCACCTGGGCATTTTAAACAGGTGAAATTGCGGGTAATACTATGGCACACATCACATTTGATACAAAGAACATTGAAAATTTCGTGGCTGATCATGAGTTTTCTGAAATGCAACCCTTGATTACAATGGCTGATCAACAGTTACGGAATCGTACGGGAGCTGGTGCAGAATATTCTGATTGGGTGACACTACCAACGGATTACGATCAAGAAGAATTTGCTCGTATCCAAGCGGCAGCAAAAAAAATACAATCTAATTCAAAAATCTTGGTTGTTATTGGTATTGGTGGTTCATACTTGGGTGCCAAAATGGCCGTTGATTTCCTCAACCCAGTATTTAACAATGAGTTAGCAGATGATCAACGCCAAGGTGTTAAAATTTACTTTGCAGGTAATTCGACATCCGCCGCATATTTGAATGATTTAGTTCGTGTTATTGGTGATCAAGATTTCTCAGTTAATGTGATTTCAAAGTCAGGAACAACGACAGAACCATCAATTGCTTTCCGCGTTTTCAAGCAATTACTTGAAAAAAAATATGGTGCAGCTGCCGCTAAAGAGCGTATTTACGCGACAACAGATGCAAACCGAGGAGCCTTGCATGATGAAGCTCAAGAACAAGGTTACGAAACATTTACGATTCCTGATGGCGTTGGTGGTCGTTTCTCTGTATTGACTGCTGTTGGTTTGTTGCCAATTGCCGCTTCTGGTGCAGATATTCAAAAGTTAATGTCTGGTGCTAAGGATGCACAAGACGAGTATTCAGATTCTAATATTGAAAAGAATGAAGCTTATAAATATGCCGCTGCTCGTCGTATTTTGTACGATAAGGGTTACACAACAGAGTTGCTAATTAATTGGGAACCATCTATGCAGTACTTGTCAGAATGGTGGAAACAGTTGATGGGTGAATCAGAAGGTAAAAATCAAAAGGGTATTTATCCATCATCTGCTAATTTCTCTACGGACCTACATTCGCTTGGTCAGTACATTCAAGAAGGTCGTCGTGATTTGTTCGAGACAGTTGTGAAACTTGACAATCCTGTTTCAAACTTGGACTTGCCACATGAAGATGGTAATAATGATGGTTTGCAGTATTTAGAAGGCATTACCATTGATGAAGTCAATACAAAAGCTTCACAAGGCGTGACATTGGCTCATATTGATGGTGGTGTACCAAACTTGGCTGTGCATTTGCCAGCACAAGATGCTTATTCATTGGGTTATTTGATTTATTTCTTTGAAATGGCAGTGGGCGCATCGGGTTATACATTTGGTATTAATCCATTCAACCAACCAGGTGTTGAGGCTTATAAAACAGCTATGTTTGCACTGTTGGGTAAACCTGGCTATGAAGAAGCTACCAAGGCATTTCGTGCACGCTTAGGCGAATAATTTGTTGGATTACCATATTTATTTTTAAAACACTCAAAGACTTTGAGTGTTTTTTTGTGAGCAAATAAAAAGTTAAACGTATTATGCCAATGATCCTGAAAGGCATAGGCTATGAACAAAATAATAGATGAAGCAATTAAGCAACAAGCAAATGATATTTACATATTACCAATTTCTGATAATTGTTATGTTATTAAATTTCACGTGGACGGTAGTGCTTTCGAGTTGAAAAATATTAGTGAAACAGATGCACAATTGATGATTTCAGCAATTAAATACCGCGCTAAAATGAATATTTCTGAACGACGTCGACCACAACTAGGACGTTTTCAGCATGATAATATTTGGTTACGCGTATCCACTGTGGGTGATTTTTTAAATCGAGAAACAGTTGTGCTTAGAATTATTTATCAACAACAAAACAACCAACAGTGGTTGGAATCTAAACAATTCGAAGAATTAAAGCAATCTTTACCTAGCTCAGGATTGTTTTTGATTTCTGGACCTACGGGTTCCGGAAAAACAACAACACTATATCGTTTGTTAGAACAAGTATCAAATGAAAAATTAGTCTTAACAATAGAGGATCCGGTAGAGATTCAGCAACCAAAATTTGTACAGTTACAAGTTAATGAGGATGCAGGTATATATTATGATGATCTCATTAAAGTTGCGTTACGCCATCGGCCAGAAATTTTATTGGTCGGTGAAATTCGAGATGGGATAACAGCAAAAGCTGCAATACAGGCAGCTTTAAGTGGACACCTTGTTTTGAGTACTGTTCACGCAATGTCTGCACGAGATGTGATTCTACGTTTACAGGATTTAGGTGTCGACAAGCAGCAATTAGGAACAGCATTGTCTGGCGTTGTCTATCAACGTTTAGTACCAACGACTAGTAATCAACAGGCTGCATTGATAGATAGACTTGATGAGATGCTTATTAATCGTGTATTGCGAGACGAACCAGTGCTGAAATTTACCAAAAAATGGCAGGAGGTTTTAAAATATGCTGCATCAACTCACAAGATATCACAAAAAACAGCTCACACGTTCCAAACGCTTTAAAATCCGAGAACAAATTTTATTCTTTCAAGAATTAGGAGAATTATTGCAATCAGGGTACAGCATATCACAAAGTTTAGATATTCTAGCGAGCGCGCATAGTAAGTGGTATCAGTGGCTGACAGAGGTGAGGTATGGTTTGAATCAAGGATTAGCATTACATCTTATTTTGCAAAAAAACGTCAGTAGTCAAATTTTACTACAGCTCAAGTTGGCGGATCAACATGGTAATTTATCGGAAACGTTAGTAGCCATTGGACAAAATTTGGCTAAGTTACAACAACAACAAAATAAGGTCATGCAAGTGATGCGCTATCCTTTGATTTTGTTAAGTATACTTGGTGCAATGTTGGTGGGATTAAAATATTTATTATATCCAATATTAAATCAGTGGCAAGATAAAGCAGCATCATCTGACATACCGAATCCTGCGTATACTTATTTTTTTGGTGGTGTGGCTTGTTTGTTATTATTTGGATTAATCATTATATGGCATCGTAAAACGGCACGTCAAAGATTAATTATTTTAGTTAAATTACCTGTGATTCGTACCATCGCTAAAACAATTGTGACATATCAAGTCACGCAACAGCTAGCAACATTATTAGCCAGTGGACTAACTGTTCCAGAAATTTTGGAAGAAATGGTTCAATCTGATTTACAAAATGCAAGATCAACGGTATTTGCAATTGTGAATCATGCGCATATCAGTTTAAAACAAGGGCAAACGATTGAAAATTATGTTTTAGCACAACCTTATTTTAATCGATCATTAGCAGGGTATTTTTCGCGTGGGCATAAGCCCAAAGAACTTGCAAAGTATTTGTCTTACTACGCAAAAACACAATTTCAGTTGCTTATGCAACAAACTGATCGTTTAATTAGCACAATGCAGCCATTGTTTTTTGGCATTATTGGGGTAGCCATTGTTGGCTTGTACATGTCAATGTTATTACCAATGTATCAATCTATCGGAGGATTATATCAATGAAATTTTTTAAGAAAACGAAAAAAGCTTTTACATTAATTGAGGCGGCAATTGTTTTGTTCATTATTAGCTTGCTCATGCTATTAATTTTACCTAATTTAAATATGCAGCGTCAAAAGGCTGTTGAAACGCACACGACTGCTATGGTATCTACAGTGCAGACGCAAATTGACCTTTATGCCAACGAACATCCTGAAAACCAGTCAATAACAATAAATGACCTTGTATCCGGTGGTTATTTAACGACTAAACAATCACAAAAGGTGAAGGATTTAAATATTACAATAACGCACAATGAAGCACACAAATAAGGCATTTACATTATTAGAATCTTTGATGGTATTGGGTGTTTTGGCAAGTATGTTATTAGTGGGTTTTACAAAGATACCGAAATCTCAGCACACCAATCAATGGGAAGCAACTTTTAAATCACAATGGCAACATGCTCGTTTGACTGCGCAACAGGAACAAAAAACACAGGTGGTTAATTTTGAGGCACAAACCATATCTTTTGGCCGTGAGGTTATTAAATATCCTCACGGTTATCAAAACGCTTCACCTAAAAGTATACGTATTTTAAAAACTGGCTATGTCGCGCCGACGACAATAACATTAACGAGTGGTCATCAAACATTTAAACTCATTTTTAATTTAGGGGGTGGTGATTATCGTATCGAAAAAAAGTAAAAAAGGATTTGTATTAGCAGAAGCTTTAATGACGCTCATATTAGTTAGTACAGCACTTTGTTTTGAATATGAACAACTAAAAGATTTTAACTATCATGACAAGCGATTAAAAAAACAGTACCAAAACGCGACGCAAGAACGAATTAATGCTTTGGAAGTATGGTATGATTATGCTAAAAAGTAGGTATACTGCTTTTACATTGATTGAATCTTTAATCGCACTCATTGTCGCCTCGCTTATTTTACTAACCATACAGTTTAGCTTGCCATTACTAAAAGTACAAGTTAATTTACCGTTGGATGTGGCGTTGCAAACTGTTATAAAACAAGTTGAGACGCAAAAATACACCATGCTAGCAACTGATTTACATAGTATACGTTTGAATAATACTGAAGGTAAAAAAATGAATTTGATAGTTCATAACAATAAATTGCAATTATCAGCGGAAGGTGCAGGTCAAATTATTTTATTACGTGATGTTAAAGCGTTGAACGTTGTGGATTTTCAGAGTTATTTAAAACTGGAAATTGTATCTGAAAATGATCAAAAAGTAATGGGTATTATGCACCTGAAAAGGGAAAAGCGACATGAATAAACGACGATCAGGAACTATTTTTGTTTCGGCAATTATCATGTTAGGTCTGCTTGGCGGGCTTTTCGTATTACAAAATGCAGCGTTTAATGCACAATTAGGTTCGCGTGCTAAAATGATTACACTAGCAAAGGTAGATACAATACAATTACAAGTCAGTTTAGCTTATCATAAAAATCAGCAGAGTAATCTCAAAATAGAAAACACACAGATAATTATGGTCGAAAAAGATATCCACATAAAGATGGGAAATAAAACATATGTTAGAGAGCTACTTGTGAAATCACCTTGAAAACTTTGTGAAAAAACGCTAAAATAAGGCTATGACACAAGAAAAAATAGCACAAGGTTTTGATGCCTTAACAACAAGTATGCAGGCATTAGCACAGGATATGGACGTGAGTATCACTGATGCCTTGATTGAAATAATAGAAGATGTCCATGCTGGTAGTATACATCATGAACTTGGTAAACCTACAGATGAAGTTACCCAAGAGATTAGCCAAGCAATAAACACGGTTGATTGGTCAAATATTGCGCGAGGTGATTTACGCAAAATCTTGCAGTTGGCTATTTTAAAAGCTAATCGTGATGATAAATTACAAGCGAATCATCAGTTGACACCTGATGGATTGGGCTATTTACTGGCTGATTTTTTGTTGCAAACAGCTAATTTATCAAATGGCGATACCATCCTAGATTTAACAGTTGGATCTGGTAATCTACTAAATACAATTAATGATGTCCTACTAATGCATGATATAACTATTAATCGGGTAGGCATTGATAATGATGACACGCAATTAGCTTTGGCGACCGCTGTTGACCAATTATTAAATCAAGGTACGACTGAATTCTATCAAGAAGATGTTATTGCAGTAGATAATGCACCAAAAGCTAAAGCGGTCATTGCAGATCTACCAGTAGGTTACTATCCTTTAGTGCCATCAGATAGCTATACAACACGTGCTAGCGATGGGCGTTCGTTGACACATCATCTTTTAATTGAAAAGAGCTTAGATTTTGTTACTGACGATGGCTGGGTATACCTGATTGTACCAGCAAATGTGTTGTCAGGTGCGCATGCAAAAAAAATCTTACAATTTGTGACGCAAAAAGCGCAGTTAAAAGCATTTTTACAATTGCCTAATGATTTTTTTAAAGATCAACGGGCAGCAAAAGCAATTTTAGTTCTTCGTAAGACGGGTGTTGGCCCTTATAGTGAAGTGTTGATGGGACAGTATCCTAACTTGAAAGATATTGATGCATTGAAAAAATTTTTGCAAGAAATTGCAGCTTGGGTTAAACTTAATAAAGAACAAGACAGAGCGTGATGCTGCCACATGGCATTGAGATGTAAGGCGCCTGGACAGAAATATCCTGAAAGTACCCTATATTTTTTAACATGTAGTTAATACAAACGCGTTTAAGGAAGACAGGTAAAAATAGAATCATGGCTAAGACAATGGCTGTTAATGCAGGTAGTTCATCATTAAAATTTCAATTATTAGAAATGCCAGCTGAACAAGTAATTGCACAAGGTGTTATCGAACGAATAGGCATGGATGATGCCATTGTGACAATTAAGTACGGTGCAGATGTTCAAGGAGAAAGGTTGATTGGTCATTTAGAAGAAGACGATGAACATATTACTTTATCCAAGAATGGTAAAGGCAAAAAGTATGAAAATGTACTTGCAATTAAAGACCATCAACAAGCAATTAATTTCATGTTGCAAAAATTGACAGATCTTGGTATTATACAAGACTTCAATGAAATTACCGGTGTAGGGCACCGAGTAGTTGCAGGTGGTGAATGGTTTAATCATTCAGTTGTTGTCACTGATTCAGTCTTAGAAAAAATTGATCGTTTGGCAGATTATGCACCACTGCATAATCCGGCAAACGCCATGGGAATACGTGCTTTTCAGAAGCTATTACCTGATGCATTATCTGTGGCAGTATTTGACACGTCTTTCCATCAGTCTATGCCCGAAGAAAATTATCTTTACTCACTGCCGTATGAGTACTATACACGCTATGGCGCGCGTAAATATGGTGCACATGGGACTTCACATCGTTATGTTGCTGCTCGTGCAGCTGACATGATGGGAAAAGATTTATCAGCGTTAAAGTTAATCACTTTGCACTTAGGTGCTGGCGCCTCAATTACTGCTATTAAAGATGGCAAATCACTTGACACATCAATGGGATTTTCACCACTTGCTGGTGTAACAATGGCAACTCGTTCTGGAGATGTTGATTCATCGTTAGTTTATTATATTCAAGAGCGTGAAGGATTAACCAATGATGAAATGCTGACCATTCTAAATAAGAAGTCTGGTTTACTCGGATTATCAACAATCTCTTCAGATATGCGTGACCTGTTAGATGTACAGGATACAAATGATCATGCTAAATTAGCCGTGAAAATATTTGTTAACCGTATTATCAAGTATGTGGGGCAATATATTGCTGAAATGGGGGGCGTTGATGCCCTTGTATTCACTGCAGGTATTGGTGAAAATTCGGCGCCAGTTCGAAAAATGATTATTGATCGACTGAGTTATTTTGGCATCGAACTAGATGCCGACGCGAACCAGACACGTGGTCAAGAGATTGAAATTTCAACAAGTAGTTCACATGTGAAGGCATTATTAATTCCAACAAATGAAGAACTGATGATTGCACGTGATGTTGAAGCACTGAAGTAACATCTGTTAATCTTTCGGATAGAAAATATGATAGAATGTAAGGACGACTAGTGTGTAATATGCTAGTCGCTTTAATATATAATGACAATTTTAGAGGTCAATCATGGAATCCAGAAAAGCACGACACCAACACGAAATTAAAGCTGCCGAATCATTGGATGCAGCACAAAGCACATTAAATAACCCAACGCCGGGTAAGAAACGTAAAAAAGGGCGTGGTAGAAGAAATCGAGTGATTGCATTTATTTTATTAATTATTGTATTAATTGGTCTTGTATTTGGTGTAAAGAATTTGTTAACGGATAAGAATGCTGCGTTGAATCCTAAAGACACAACGTTTAAAAGAGTCCAAATAGCTGCAGGATCGACACCGGCGCAGATGGGACAAATACTTGAAGACAAAAAAGTCATTAAGAGTAGTAAGTATTTTTATAAATATGCGATGTCACAGGGTGCAGAAAAATTAAAGGCTGGTACGTATCAGCTGTCACCTTCACAAACAATACCGTTAATTTTTGAACAAATGGCGAGTGGTCCATCAGCAGCACCTAAATTATCTAAGGGCTATGTTTTTGTTGCTGTTGGCGAATCAGCTGATCAAGTTGCAAGAAATATTGCTGGACAAGCGAAAGATGTCTCAGCACAGGCTATTACTTCTGAATTTGACAATAAAGCATTAATTTCAGAGATGCACAAGAAATATCCTGATTTGTTATTAGGTGTAGAGAAGTCGAACACGAAGTCAGGAAAATTGCTTGATTATGTTTATCCACAAGCATTTGATGTTCATAAGGCTAAAACAGCTAAAGAAGTTATTTCAATACTACTTGAGTCTTCTAACAACACAATGCAACCATACTATAGTACGCTTAAAGCTAATGGCCTACCAACACCAAACGTTATGGCACTACTCGCAACATCCGGCAAATCAGAATTTGAACGTCGCTTGGCTTTTGTCAAAAAAATTGCACCATATGCACAAGAACTATCGAAAAAATATGGTCTGTTAGCCTCCGTCTCAATTGCACAGGCTGCACACGAATCTAACTGGGACAATTCGAAGTTGTCTTCGAAGTACAATAATTTTTACGGAGTCAAAACACAAGATGAAACACCTGGAAAATCGGTTGTACTAGATACCACAGAGTATGTTGATGGGAAGCCAGAAACGCAGAAGGCACGTTTTGCTATTTATGATAGTTGGAAGGACAGTATGCGCGAGCATGCTGAAACAATTGTTAACGGGAACACATGGAACCCAGACCAATTTAAGGATGTTATAGCGGCTAAAAATTATAAACAAGCTGCAGAAGCACTTTACGATAATCATTATGCAACAGATGTGAATTATACAAAACTGTTAATTAATGTTATTGAAACTTGGAATATGCAACGTTATGATAAATAAGGAATTAAAAAAACGCATATTTTATGATGTGCGTTTTTTGCGTTAGAAGTTTTCGGATAAGTGAATGGCAGTATATTGAATGATTAATTTATCTTTCTAAATAGATGGTTTAATCTGACCACAATATAAATAATGAAAACGTTTACAGAAAATTCGAAAAAAGGTTGTGTAAACGTTTTCATTATTGTACAATAAGGAGTGTTAAAAATGGTGTTAGCACAACACTGTACGAAAAAGGAGTTTTATCAATTATGAATTTAGCGATTTTACTAGCATTAGTGCCAGCACTGGCGTGGGGCTCAGTTGGCCTGGTTAATACGAAAATGGGCGGGTCTGCCGCACAACAAACATTGGGGATGACCTTCGGTGCACTTATTTTTGGTTTAGGGACAATGTTTTTATATGTGATGCCAAATCATGCCTATATGGGACGTGAAATTTGGACCGTTGGTATTTTGTCAGGCTTAGTCTGGGCAGTCGGAACAGCGGGGCAATTTTTAGCAATTAAAGATTTAGGTGTTTCCTTAGCGATTCCGTTATCAACAGCAGGACAGATTGTTGCCAACGCTTTAATGGCTGCCGTTGTTTTGGGTGACTGGAAAACAGGTAAAATGTGGGCGATAGGTATTATATCTATTGCAGCCGTTGTGATTGGTGCAACTTTAATTTCTGCACGTGATAAAGCCTTGAATTCTGGCATTACTGGTCAAGCACAGGCCAAAAGCATGACAAAAGGTTTGATTTATTTAGCTATTTCAACTGTTGGCTTTATGATTTATTTTGTGTTACCTAACTTTCTAAACAAAATTAATTACATTTCAGATGCCATTAAAAATAAAAATAGCGGCGTTGACTACATGACCGCTATTGTTGGACCGCAGGCCATTGGCCAGGTGATTGGTGCATTTTTGATTGTTATCTTTGTCTTGAAAGAGGCAGACAAAATGTTTGCCAAACCAACTTGGAAAAATATATTGACAGGATTAGTTTGGGCCGTTGGTAATATTTTCATGTTTATTTCAGCTGCCAATCCAGCAATTGGTCAAACAATTGCAACCACATTTTCACAGCTAGGCATTATCGTGGCGACGTTTGGTGGGATTTACTTATTGGGTGAAAAGAAATCAAGTTACCAAATGAAATTAATCATTACTGGTACAATATTAGTTGTTGTTGGGGCCATTATTATTGGTAATATCAATAATTTTGTCTAACTTATCATTATTTGGTTATCACCACACAAAAAGGCTTGCTATTCTTAGCAAGCCTTTTTGTGTGGTATTACTTTTCAACTTTCAAAATTTCAACGGTAATATTATCACCACTAGGCAGTGGTACGGCAACCTTATCGCCAACTTTTTTACCAATTAATGCGACAGCCATTGCTGATTCATTTGAAATCTTTCCTGATAATGGATCTGATTCTGTTGAACCAACGATAGCGTAAGTTTCAGCTTCTTCATCTGGTAACTCTTTAAATGTAACTGTTTTACCAAGTGATACTTCATCAGCAGCTGTTGCGTTAGGGTCAATAATTTCAGCGTTTTCAATCATCTTTTTTAAGGTTTGGATTCGGCCTTCTACGAAAGCTTGTTCATCTTTTGCTGATTGATATTCGGAATTTTCAGATAAATCGCCGTATGAACGAGCGATTTGGATTCTTGTTGTAATTTCTGGACGTTGTCTAGTAATGAGATCTTCCAATTCAGTTTGTAGTTTGTCACGACCTTCGGCCGTCATTGGAAATACTTTTTCTTCTGACATAAAAACAGTTTCCTTTCAAAATTGCAGTTTTATTGCAAATAATAAGCAGAATGAGCATATCATGCAGAGCACTTTCTTGCAAGCTTTTTATGATGGATAGCAGAAATAATAAGGAACAAGCATGCGAATAATGAGAGCCAACTGCCGATGATAAATAGTGGTGGCGTGTATTTGAATTGAATCGTGTGTTTTCCAGGTATTGTTTTAACCGCTAGAAAATAATTTGCGACCTTTTGTGATGTCACGGATTTGCCGTCTAATGTCACCTGCCAACCTGGTACATTAGGAATTGTTGTCATGATCAGTGGTTGTTTAGCGGTGGTAGTGATATTGCCCGTAATTTTACGCTCATTACGACTAGTTATTTGGAGCGGATGACGCTTTAATGTGGCAACATTATTTTCAAATTGATGATTATTCAGTCGGTAAAGTGTGAAATTGTTTAAAACAAGCGTCTGAGTTTGTTTAAATCGGACAGTGAC includes these proteins:
- a CDS encoding type II secretion system protein, which produces MKHTNKAFTLLESLMVLGVLASMLLVGFTKIPKSQHTNQWEATFKSQWQHARLTAQQEQKTQVVNFEAQTISFGREVIKYPHGYQNASPKSIRILKTGYVAPTTITLTSGHQTFKLIFNLGGGDYRIEKK
- a CDS encoding acetate/propionate family kinase, coding for MAKTMAVNAGSSSLKFQLLEMPAEQVIAQGVIERIGMDDAIVTIKYGADVQGERLIGHLEEDDEHITLSKNGKGKKYENVLAIKDHQQAINFMLQKLTDLGIIQDFNEITGVGHRVVAGGEWFNHSVVVTDSVLEKIDRLADYAPLHNPANAMGIRAFQKLLPDALSVAVFDTSFHQSMPEENYLYSLPYEYYTRYGARKYGAHGTSHRYVAARAADMMGKDLSALKLITLHLGAGASITAIKDGKSLDTSMGFSPLAGVTMATRSGDVDSSLVYYIQEREGLTNDEMLTILNKKSGLLGLSTISSDMRDLLDVQDTNDHAKLAVKIFVNRIIKYVGQYIAEMGGVDALVFTAGIGENSAPVRKMIIDRLSYFGIELDADANQTRGQEIEISTSSSHVKALLIPTNEELMIARDVEALK
- a CDS encoding class I SAM-dependent methyltransferase gives rise to the protein MTQEKIAQGFDALTTSMQALAQDMDVSITDALIEIIEDVHAGSIHHELGKPTDEVTQEISQAINTVDWSNIARGDLRKILQLAILKANRDDKLQANHQLTPDGLGYLLADFLLQTANLSNGDTILDLTVGSGNLLNTINDVLLMHDITINRVGIDNDDTQLALATAVDQLLNQGTTEFYQEDVIAVDNAPKAKAVIADLPVGYYPLVPSDSYTTRASDGRSLTHHLLIEKSLDFVTDDGWVYLIVPANVLSGAHAKKILQFVTQKAQLKAFLQLPNDFFKDQRAAKAILVLRKTGVGPYSEVLMGQYPNLKDIDALKKFLQEIAAWVKLNKEQDRA
- the comGC gene encoding competence type IV pilus major pilin ComGC, with translation MKFFKKTKKAFTLIEAAIVLFIISLLMLLILPNLNMQRQKAVETHTTAMVSTVQTQIDLYANEHPENQSITINDLVSGGYLTTKQSQKVKDLNITITHNEAHK
- a CDS encoding glucose-6-phosphate isomerase; its protein translation is MAHITFDTKNIENFVADHEFSEMQPLITMADQQLRNRTGAGAEYSDWVTLPTDYDQEEFARIQAAAKKIQSNSKILVVIGIGGSYLGAKMAVDFLNPVFNNELADDQRQGVKIYFAGNSTSAAYLNDLVRVIGDQDFSVNVISKSGTTTEPSIAFRVFKQLLEKKYGAAAAKERIYATTDANRGALHDEAQEQGYETFTIPDGVGGRFSVLTAVGLLPIAASGADIQKLMSGAKDAQDEYSDSNIEKNEAYKYAAARRILYDKGYTTELLINWEPSMQYLSEWWKQLMGESEGKNQKGIYPSSANFSTDLHSLGQYIQEGRRDLFETVVKLDNPVSNLDLPHEDGNNDGLQYLEGITIDEVNTKASQGVTLAHIDGGVPNLAVHLPAQDAYSLGYLIYFFEMAVGASGYTFGINPFNQPGVEAYKTAMFALLGKPGYEEATKAFRARLGE
- the greA gene encoding transcription elongation factor GreA — encoded protein: MSEEKVFPMTAEGRDKLQTELEDLITRQRPEITTRIQIARSYGDLSENSEYQSAKDEQAFVEGRIQTLKKMIENAEIIDPNATAADEVSLGKTVTFKELPDEEAETYAIVGSTESDPLSGKISNESAMAVALIGKKVGDKVAVPLPSGDNITVEILKVEK
- a CDS encoding type II secretion system F family protein; translation: MLHQLTRYHKKQLTRSKRFKIREQILFFQELGELLQSGYSISQSLDILASAHSKWYQWLTEVRYGLNQGLALHLILQKNVSSQILLQLKLADQHGNLSETLVAIGQNLAKLQQQQNKVMQVMRYPLILLSILGAMLVGLKYLLYPILNQWQDKAASSDIPNPAYTYFFGGVACLLLFGLIIIWHRKTARQRLIILVKLPVIRTIAKTIVTYQVTQQLATLLASGLTVPEILEEMVQSDLQNARSTVFAIVNHAHISLKQGQTIENYVLAQPYFNRSLAGYFSRGHKPKELAKYLSYYAKTQFQLLMQQTDRLISTMQPLFFGIIGVAIVGLYMSMLLPMYQSIGGLYQ
- a CDS encoding glycoside hydrolase family 73 protein, with translation MESRKARHQHEIKAAESLDAAQSTLNNPTPGKKRKKGRGRRNRVIAFILLIIVLIGLVFGVKNLLTDKNAALNPKDTTFKRVQIAAGSTPAQMGQILEDKKVIKSSKYFYKYAMSQGAEKLKAGTYQLSPSQTIPLIFEQMASGPSAAPKLSKGYVFVAVGESADQVARNIAGQAKDVSAQAITSEFDNKALISEMHKKYPDLLLGVEKSNTKSGKLLDYVYPQAFDVHKAKTAKEVISILLESSNNTMQPYYSTLKANGLPTPNVMALLATSGKSEFERRLAFVKKIAPYAQELSKKYGLLASVSIAQAAHESNWDNSKLSSKYNNFYGVKTQDETPGKSVVLDTTEYVDGKPETQKARFAIYDSWKDSMREHAETIVNGNTWNPDQFKDVIAAKNYKQAAEALYDNHYATDVNYTKLLINVIETWNMQRYDK
- a CDS encoding GRP family sugar transporter, with translation MNLAILLALVPALAWGSVGLVNTKMGGSAAQQTLGMTFGALIFGLGTMFLYVMPNHAYMGREIWTVGILSGLVWAVGTAGQFLAIKDLGVSLAIPLSTAGQIVANALMAAVVLGDWKTGKMWAIGIISIAAVVIGATLISARDKALNSGITGQAQAKSMTKGLIYLAISTVGFMIYFVLPNFLNKINYISDAIKNKNSGVDYMTAIVGPQAIGQVIGAFLIVIFVLKEADKMFAKPTWKNILTGLVWAVGNIFMFISAANPAIGQTIATTFSQLGIIVATFGGIYLLGEKKSSYQMKLIITGTILVVVGAIIIGNINNFV
- the comGA gene encoding competence type IV pilus ATPase ComGA, which produces MNKIIDEAIKQQANDIYILPISDNCYVIKFHVDGSAFELKNISETDAQLMISAIKYRAKMNISERRRPQLGRFQHDNIWLRVSTVGDFLNRETVVLRIIYQQQNNQQWLESKQFEELKQSLPSSGLFLISGPTGSGKTTTLYRLLEQVSNEKLVLTIEDPVEIQQPKFVQLQVNEDAGIYYDDLIKVALRHRPEILLVGEIRDGITAKAAIQAALSGHLVLSTVHAMSARDVILRLQDLGVDKQQLGTALSGVVYQRLVPTTSNQQAALIDRLDEMLINRVLRDEPVLKFTKKWQEVLKYAASTHKISQKTAHTFQTL